From [Clostridium] symbiosum, a single genomic window includes:
- a CDS encoding DUF1848 domain-containing protein, which produces MIINTGGRTDTVQYYTQWLLKRFEEGFVYSRNPLFPNKVTCYELTPDKVDCVVFCSKNYEPILNDLPQLIERFPTYFYYTITAYGKDVEPGVPSIGESMKTLRKLSAIVGKERLAWRYDPVLLTEKYTIQTHLETFDMMAQELTPLVERCIFSFVEMYKKLETNMPELLPLTEEDQNALAKGMGLVADKYGLYLQTCGTNGDYSGYGIHPSGCMTLEMLGKANHIQFRNLKHKGMRQGCHCMESRDIGAYDTCLNGCKYCYANKKPDKAQENYRYHDPDSPLLLGNVRETDVVQQGSQKSFLTKVSQ; this is translated from the coding sequence ATGATTATCAACACAGGTGGACGAACAGATACCGTCCAGTATTACACCCAATGGCTCTTAAAGCGATTTGAGGAAGGTTTTGTGTATTCCAGAAATCCGCTATTCCCCAATAAAGTTACTTGTTATGAATTAACACCGGATAAGGTGGACTGCGTGGTTTTTTGTTCTAAAAATTATGAACCGATACTGAATGACTTGCCTCAATTGATAGAAAGGTTTCCGACTTATTTTTACTACACAATCACAGCATATGGTAAGGATGTAGAACCCGGTGTGCCATCTATTGGAGAAAGCATGAAAACGCTCAGAAAGTTATCTGCGATTGTGGGGAAAGAACGCCTTGCATGGCGATATGACCCTGTTTTGTTAACAGAAAAGTATACGATACAAACCCATCTGGAAACATTTGATATGATGGCCCAAGAACTTACCCCTCTCGTTGAACGCTGTATTTTCAGCTTTGTGGAGATGTACAAAAAGTTGGAAACGAATATGCCAGAGTTGCTTCCTCTTACAGAGGAAGATCAAAATGCTCTCGCGAAGGGGATGGGTTTGGTTGCTGATAAATATGGACTGTATTTACAAACCTGCGGAACGAATGGAGACTACTCTGGGTATGGCATTCATCCATCTGGCTGTATGACTTTGGAAATGTTAGGAAAAGCAAATCATATTCAGTTTCGTAATCTGAAGCATAAGGGAATGCGCCAGGGATGCCATTGTATGGAAAGCCGGGATATTGGTGCGTATGATACCTGCCTAAATGGCTGCAAGTATTGTTATGCTAATAAGAAGCCGGACAAAGCCCAGGAGAACTATAGGTACCATGACCCGGACTCGCCATTGCTGTTGGGAAATGTCAGGGAGACAGATGTGGTGCAGCAAGGATCACAAAAAAGTTTCCTTACTAAAGTTTCACAGTAA
- a CDS encoding ATP-binding cassette domain-containing protein, with protein sequence MSRKELRSMIGMVLQDTWLFTGTAADNLSYGKPGASEDEIRQAAVAAKIDHFIRTLPHGYETVLDNEVTVMSEGQKQLFTIARAILADPVIMVLDEATSSVDTRTESEIQQAMNGLMEGKTSFIIAHRLSTIRDADQILVMDKGTIVEQGSHEELMERNGFYTDLYNSQFQRSFKQAQV encoded by the coding sequence ATGAGCCGGAAGGAACTGCGTTCGATGATTGGTATGGTGCTTCAGGATACCTGGCTTTTTACCGGAACCGCGGCCGACAATCTATCTTATGGGAAACCGGGGGCATCGGAGGATGAAATACGGCAAGCGGCGGTGGCAGCCAAAATTGACCATTTTATCAGGACACTTCCCCACGGGTATGAAACGGTTCTGGACAACGAGGTAACCGTGATGTCGGAAGGACAGAAACAACTCTTTACAATCGCCAGGGCCATTCTTGCAGATCCGGTAATCATGGTATTGGATGAGGCGACATCCAGTGTGGATACCAGAACAGAAAGTGAAATACAGCAGGCTATGAACGGCCTGATGGAGGGGAAGACCAGTTTTATTATTGCACACCGGCTTTCCACAATCAGAGATGCGGATCAGATTCTCGTTATGGATAAAGGGACAATTGTTGAACAAGGGTCCCATGAGGAACTGATGGAGAGAAATGGATTTTATACGGACTTATATAACAGTCAGTTCCAAAGAAGTTTCAAACAGGCCCAAGTATAG
- a CDS encoding radical SAM protein yields the protein MIIKEIETKSIFTKSNLPVSDYSVNPYVGCSHACKYCYASFMKRFTNHPEPWGEFLDVKYWQDIKNPGKYCGKELFFGSVTDPYNPQEIEHRLAAMKQLHDAGIRTTCFIWPIFPGITDVPAIIDRVKKQCNLVWLENLNLRGSYKMVILDYIREKHPDLITLYDEIYSNGSRLYWEALDGAIRSYANSNGLEYVRNDDSRNKPFDAQPTIVNFFYHEKIKKSARKAGKALPSEKHST from the coding sequence ATGATAATCAAAGAGATCGAAACAAAGAGTATTTTTACAAAATCAAATCTTCCGGTAAGCGATTATTCCGTTAATCCTTATGTGGGGTGTTCTCATGCCTGCAAATATTGCTATGCCAGCTTTATGAAGCGTTTCACGAACCATCCAGAACCTTGGGGTGAATTTTTGGATGTTAAGTATTGGCAGGACATTAAGAATCCTGGAAAGTATTGCGGAAAGGAATTGTTCTTTGGCTCTGTCACAGATCCATACAACCCGCAGGAAATTGAACACAGACTTGCAGCAATGAAGCAGTTGCATGATGCTGGTATTCGCACAACTTGTTTTATCTGGCCTATCTTTCCTGGAATTACGGATGTACCTGCTATCATTGACCGTGTCAAGAAGCAATGCAATCTGGTATGGCTGGAAAATCTGAATCTTCGAGGCAGTTATAAAATGGTCATTCTGGATTATATCAGAGAAAAGCATCCGGATCTTATTACTCTATATGATGAGATATATTCCAATGGAAGCAGACTTTATTGGGAGGCTCTTGACGGAGCAATCCGTTCCTACGCAAACAGTAATGGGCTTGAATATGTCCGGAATGATGACAGCAGGAATAAACCTTTTGATGCACAACCAACCATTGTGAATTTCTTCTACCATGAAAAAATCAAAAAATCTGCAAGGAAAGCAGGAAAAGCACTCCCTTCGGAAAAGCATAGTACATAA
- a CDS encoding methyl-accepting chemotaxis protein — MKRFTIGRKLFVSFATVLLLMIIGFCISIISLVNLNSKIKAFYDGPFMVNESANKIHSNFERMQKATYRAIVNTDEEIIGEATANAFDSASIIGDELPIVKEHFLGDSQIAARLEDCLARLAPMREHVLSLAKENKNEEAAAFMESNNILVLQEAQKELDRLIESGNRTGLQLMTQLQERQARAVAILVVLGCVSVIISIGFWVYITRGISVGIVELEQAAQNIAAGQFSTTQITFQSGDEMGKLADDMRSMITVLTAVIQDETFLLNEMAEGNFDIHSRTKDSYVGELDSVRSSLGRIINDLKNTLSQINQSTLQVAAGAEQVSSGAQIQAQGATEQAASIELLSSAIGDISEQVEHNVKNAKAVNEQTKTVQTDAEDSRRQMQDMLAAMAEIRASSQAIGRIIKTIEDIAFQTNILALNAGIEAARAGDTGRGFAVVANEVRELANKSSEASKSTADLIKKSLEKVEQGDRIADRTAEALMDVVNGVEDITKSIHSITEASVKQELSVRQITQEISRISDVVQSSSATAEEIAAASEELSYQAQVLSRMASRFRLGKNVEEGNWNS; from the coding sequence ATGAAACGCTTTACTATAGGGAGGAAACTGTTTGTTTCATTTGCAACGGTTTTGCTGTTGATGATTATTGGTTTTTGCATCAGCATTATAAGTTTGGTTAATCTGAATTCAAAAATAAAAGCCTTCTATGATGGACCATTTATGGTCAATGAAAGTGCCAACAAAATCCATTCAAATTTTGAAAGAATGCAGAAGGCAACCTACCGGGCCATTGTAAATACGGATGAGGAGATAATTGGGGAGGCGACTGCCAATGCCTTTGATTCGGCAAGTATAATCGGGGACGAGCTTCCGATCGTAAAAGAACATTTTCTGGGTGATTCACAAATTGCAGCACGGTTGGAAGACTGCCTGGCCAGGCTTGCTCCAATGCGGGAACACGTTCTCTCATTGGCGAAGGAAAATAAAAATGAAGAGGCAGCAGCCTTTATGGAAAGCAACAATATCCTGGTGCTCCAGGAGGCTCAGAAGGAATTGGATAGGCTGATTGAAAGCGGCAACAGAACAGGATTGCAGTTGATGACACAATTGCAGGAACGGCAGGCCCGCGCTGTTGCGATTCTGGTAGTTCTGGGATGTGTGAGCGTAATCATCAGCATTGGTTTCTGGGTGTATATTACCAGGGGAATTTCGGTAGGGATAGTGGAGCTGGAACAGGCAGCGCAGAACATAGCGGCCGGACAGTTTTCAACGACTCAAATTACCTTTCAGTCCGGAGATGAGATGGGAAAATTGGCCGATGATATGCGGAGTATGATTACCGTACTTACAGCGGTGATCCAGGATGAAACATTTCTGTTAAATGAAATGGCAGAAGGGAACTTTGATATCCATAGCCGGACAAAAGACAGCTATGTGGGCGAGTTGGATTCCGTGCGGTCTTCTCTGGGCAGGATTATAAATGATTTAAAAAATACCTTATCACAAATTAATCAATCTACATTGCAAGTGGCGGCGGGGGCGGAACAGGTATCATCCGGGGCACAGATTCAGGCCCAGGGAGCGACAGAGCAGGCTGCCTCTATAGAATTATTATCCAGTGCAATCGGCGACATATCGGAACAGGTAGAGCACAATGTGAAGAATGCCAAAGCAGTGAATGAACAAACAAAGACAGTGCAGACGGATGCGGAAGACAGCCGCAGACAGATGCAGGATATGTTGGCTGCAATGGCAGAAATACGCGCCAGTTCACAAGCAATCGGACGAATTATTAAGACTATTGAGGACATCGCTTTCCAGACCAATATCCTTGCTTTAAATGCGGGGATAGAGGCGGCACGGGCAGGGGATACGGGAAGAGGTTTTGCGGTTGTGGCGAATGAAGTGCGTGAGCTGGCAAACAAATCATCTGAGGCATCCAAAAGCACGGCTGATTTGATAAAAAAGTCCCTGGAAAAAGTAGAACAGGGAGATCGGATTGCTGACCGCACGGCAGAAGCGCTGATGGACGTAGTAAATGGAGTGGAGGACATTACGAAGTCGATTCATTCCATAACGGAAGCTTCTGTTAAGCAGGAACTGTCGGTACGCCAAATTACGCAGGAAATCAGCCGCATATCAGATGTTGTCCAGTCCAGTTCTGCAACGGCGGAGGAAATTGCGGCTGCCAGCGAGGAATTATCTTATCAGGCTCAGGTATTAAGCAGGATGGCCAGTCGTTTCCGGCTGGGAAAAAATGTGGAAGAAGGCAATTGGAATTCCTGA
- a CDS encoding GntR family transcriptional regulator: protein MKSQTELYYLIYDYYVTRILFGHYKFGNALPSMPNISDYFHLSIPTVRKAFALLEEKNYIKIEAPKAAMVTYKATADDYLRNIAVHLSTYKDGILDMRQMNPLLLGPLLEAGIKQWDEATWETQWGEIKNINFDGMSLTIQLYTAALSSLHNDLILTFYRKINFYARIPYLRSEHDIMKGIIETVDTLTKDEVGAYLTNKLGAVYKDAYAHIFKIIQTLSPQFLEGEFPQIPFEWSFYPRHSQIRYTLGAKIILEILYGSYPVGSFLPSLSQMVKRYQIPLITIRRTLASLSDLGVVKSYQGKGTQVCLGQKDVDIRGVSVQLGLKRLLESLQFLSLTVRNVSRFTFEQVSEEALHEFLQALNQIHREEKDCLIVDVFLTFITKHCPCTIVCECYCKLTECLATGYPLILLKMKGDDYKRLYSNRILQTIQCTECMDREGIVAGWSEFFEEQRQWYRVFLAEEGR from the coding sequence ATGAAGTCCCAGACAGAATTATACTATCTTATTTATGATTACTACGTTACCCGAATTCTCTTTGGCCACTATAAATTTGGTAACGCGCTTCCTTCAATGCCAAATATCAGTGATTATTTTCATCTGTCCATACCGACTGTCAGGAAAGCGTTCGCACTCCTGGAAGAGAAAAACTACATTAAAATTGAGGCTCCGAAAGCAGCTATGGTAACCTACAAGGCTACAGCCGATGATTATCTGCGCAATATCGCTGTTCATCTGTCAACCTATAAAGACGGCATTCTGGATATGAGACAGATGAATCCGTTACTTTTGGGTCCTTTGCTGGAGGCCGGCATAAAGCAATGGGATGAAGCCACCTGGGAGACACAATGGGGTGAAATTAAAAACATTAACTTTGACGGAATGTCCCTTACGATACAGCTGTACACGGCCGCCTTATCCTCCCTTCATAATGATTTAATTCTTACATTCTACCGCAAAATAAATTTCTATGCCCGTATACCATATCTGCGCAGTGAGCATGACATTATGAAAGGAATAATAGAAACAGTTGATACGCTTACAAAAGATGAAGTTGGAGCCTATCTTACCAATAAATTGGGAGCGGTTTACAAGGATGCTTATGCACATATCTTTAAGATCATCCAAACGCTCTCCCCACAATTTCTGGAAGGCGAGTTTCCCCAGATTCCATTTGAATGGAGTTTTTACCCAAGACATTCTCAAATCCGTTACACATTGGGTGCGAAGATTATATTGGAAATTTTGTATGGATCCTATCCTGTTGGAAGCTTTCTTCCCTCCCTGAGCCAGATGGTAAAACGTTACCAGATCCCCCTCATCACCATACGCCGTACTCTGGCCTCTTTATCTGACTTGGGTGTGGTAAAATCCTATCAGGGGAAGGGGACACAAGTATGCCTTGGACAGAAAGATGTGGATATAAGGGGAGTTTCTGTCCAACTTGGCCTGAAACGTCTTTTAGAAAGTCTTCAGTTTCTATCATTGACAGTTCGTAATGTTAGCCGTTTTACCTTTGAGCAGGTTTCTGAAGAAGCATTACACGAATTTCTCCAGGCTTTGAATCAAATTCATAGAGAAGAAAAGGACTGCCTTATTGTGGATGTCTTTTTAACATTTATAACAAAGCATTGTCCATGTACCATAGTCTGCGAATGTTACTGTAAACTGACGGAATGCCTCGCCACTGGATATCCCCTCATACTTTTAAAAATGAAGGGAGACGATTATAAACGATTATACTCCAATCGGATTCTCCAGACGATTCAATGTACCGAATGCATGGATAGAGAAGGGATAGTTGCAGGATGGAGTGAATTTTTTGAGGAACAGAGGCAATGGTATAGAGTTTTTCTTGCTGAAGAAGGACGTTGA
- a CDS encoding ABC transporter ATP-binding protein — protein sequence MKMKKTKNRTAYRLAKELMGQKWRILIVLISVITGAVLGLLYPHLLAEAINQIVAGVQDTMGTDAAFQLKIETTGRILLALFAIFVFRGMVGYVGEYVMAGVAQNLSLSMRKKISDKLNRLPLSFYDRNKKGEILSRATSDMEKVADTLQEGLSQLLNSVVGITGSIAMMLVINKTLTVVVLITVLFSMVAAAVISNKTEQCHRENQKALGEYNAGIEEAFTGNLVVKGFNLQDRMVESAVRMSEHLCKTGKRAQFITYVINPVIRFLNHLGYIAAAVGGAILVIQGKMSIGYIQAFFQYISKVAESVMALAFVVNSMQGAVAAGERVYQLLDEEEEVPDEASDQSFSNPKGTVCFEHVRFGYDDENILMEDINIEVKAGSKVAIVGPTGAGKTTFVNLLMRFYELRGGEQSG from the coding sequence ATGAAGATGAAAAAAACGAAAAATCGAACGGCGTATCGTCTTGCAAAGGAGCTGATGGGACAGAAGTGGAGGATTCTCATTGTTCTGATCAGTGTTATCACAGGCGCAGTTTTAGGTCTTCTCTATCCACACCTTTTGGCGGAGGCCATTAATCAGATTGTTGCAGGGGTTCAGGACACGATGGGTACGGATGCTGCATTTCAGTTAAAAATAGAGACAACAGGACGGATTCTGCTGGCATTGTTTGCCATCTTCGTGTTCCGGGGAATGGTCGGCTATGTGGGAGAATATGTGATGGCGGGGGTAGCGCAGAATTTGTCGCTGTCCATGAGAAAGAAAATCAGTGATAAGCTGAATCGTCTTCCCCTGAGCTTTTATGACAGGAATAAAAAAGGAGAGATATTGAGCCGGGCTACCAGCGATATGGAAAAGGTGGCGGATACACTGCAGGAGGGTTTGTCACAGCTTTTGAATTCTGTTGTGGGGATTACCGGTTCGATTGCAATGATGCTGGTCATTAACAAAACCTTGACAGTGGTTGTCCTGATTACCGTCTTGTTCAGTATGGTGGCAGCAGCCGTTATTTCAAATAAAACGGAACAGTGTCACAGAGAAAATCAAAAGGCTTTGGGAGAATACAACGCGGGAATTGAGGAAGCCTTTACTGGGAATTTGGTGGTGAAGGGCTTTAATCTTCAGGACAGGATGGTAGAATCCGCTGTGCGGATGAGTGAACATCTGTGCAAAACAGGAAAGAGGGCGCAGTTTATTACTTATGTAATTAATCCGGTTATTCGCTTTCTGAACCATCTGGGTTATATCGCGGCAGCGGTAGGCGGGGCAATCCTTGTGATTCAGGGGAAAATGTCCATTGGATATATACAGGCGTTTTTCCAATATATCAGCAAGGTGGCGGAATCCGTGATGGCGCTGGCCTTTGTGGTGAATTCCATGCAGGGGGCTGTGGCCGCCGGCGAGCGGGTGTACCAGCTCCTGGACGAGGAGGAAGAGGTACCGGATGAAGCTTCGGATCAATCTTTTTCAAATCCGAAAGGAACTGTCTGCTTTGAGCATGTGCGGTTCGGATATGATGATGAGAATATTTTGATGGAGGACATTAACATAGAGGTAAAAGCGGGCAGTAAGGTTGCCATTGTTGGTCCGACCGGGGCCGGGAAGACAACATTTGTGAATCTATTGATGCGTTTCTATGAACTGAGGGGGGGGGAACAATCCGGATAG
- a CDS encoding helix-turn-helix domain-containing protein, which produces MNKEDRRNAFLYCKFRDEQFALYDEYAKSNGILMKTFLVLNVLFYAKNGMTQKEICERTFQSKQTVSLIVKNLQADGYVTLEENADDKRNRTVRMTDEGRVYSEKPVRHITWAEDTAMSMFTPEEQEQLIDLSRRFTKNLTDLVKGNEDEK; this is translated from the coding sequence TTGAATAAGGAGGATAGAAGAAATGCCTTTTTATATTGTAAATTTCGAGATGAACAATTTGCACTCTATGATGAGTATGCAAAGAGTAATGGAATTCTAATGAAAACTTTTTTGGTTCTCAATGTTTTGTTTTATGCGAAAAACGGAATGACACAAAAAGAAATTTGCGAACGAACCTTCCAGTCAAAGCAAACAGTGAGTCTGATTGTCAAAAATCTTCAGGCAGATGGTTATGTCACACTTGAGGAGAACGCAGATGACAAGAGAAACAGGACAGTCAGAATGACAGATGAAGGGCGGGTATATTCTGAGAAGCCTGTCAGACATATAACCTGGGCAGAGGATACCGCAATGTCGATGTTTACACCAGAGGAACAAGAGCAGCTTATAGATCTCTCAAGACGGTTTACGAAGAATTTGACAGACCTTGTCAAAGGAAATGAGGACGAAAAATGA